Proteins encoded within one genomic window of [Enterobacter] lignolyticus SCF1:
- the pal gene encoding peptidoglycan-associated lipoprotein Pal, whose product MQLNKVLKGLMIALPVMAIAACSSNKNASNDQSGEGMMGAGTGMDANGNGNMSSEEQARLQMQQLQQNNIVYFDLDKYDIRSDFAAMLDAHANFLRSNPSYKVTVEGHADERGTPEYNIALGERRANAVKMYLQGKGVSADQISIVSYGKEKPAVLGHDEAAYSKNRRAVLVY is encoded by the coding sequence ATGCAACTGAACAAAGTGCTGAAAGGACTGATGATCGCTCTGCCAGTTATGGCAATCGCGGCATGTTCTTCTAACAAGAACGCCAGCAACGACCAGAGCGGCGAAGGCATGATGGGTGCCGGCACTGGTATGGATGCTAACGGTAACGGCAACATGTCTTCCGAAGAGCAGGCTCGTCTGCAGATGCAGCAGCTGCAGCAGAACAACATCGTTTACTTCGATCTGGACAAGTACGATATCCGTTCTGACTTCGCTGCGATGCTGGATGCGCACGCTAACTTCCTGCGTAGCAACCCGTCCTACAAAGTCACCGTAGAAGGTCACGCTGACGAACGTGGTACTCCTGAGTACAACATCGCCCTGGGCGAGCGTCGTGCTAACGCCGTTAAAATGTACCTGCAGGGTAAAGGCGTTTCTGCTGACCAGATCTCCATCGTTTCTTACGGTAAAGAAAAACCTGCAGTACTGGGTCACGACGAAGCGGCTTACTCCAAAAACCGTCGTGCCGTACTGGTTTACTAA
- the tolB gene encoding Tol-Pal system beta propeller repeat protein TolB: MKQALRVAFGFLMLWAAVLHAEVRIEITQGVDSARPIGVVPFQWAGPGAAPEDIGGIVAADLRNSGKFNPLDRSRLPQQPGTAQEVQPAAWSALGIDAVVVGQVTPNPDGSYTVAYQLVDTGGAPGTVLAQNSYKVNKQWLRYAGHTASDEVFEKLTGIKGAFRTRIAYVVQTNGGQFPYELRVSDYDGYNQFVVHRSSQPLMSPAWSPDGAKLAYVTFESGRSALVIQTLANGAVRQVASFPQHNGAPAFSPDGSKLAFALSKTGSLNLYVMNLASGQITQVTNGRSNNTEPNWFPDSQNLAFTSDQAGRPQVYKVNVNGGAPQRITWEGSQNQDADVSADGKFLVMVSSANGQQHIAKQDLAAGGVQVLSSTFLDETPSLAPNGTMVIYSSSQGMGSVLNLVSTDGRFKARLPATDGQVKFPAWSPYL; encoded by the coding sequence ATGAAGCAGGCATTACGAGTAGCATTTGGTTTTCTGATGCTGTGGGCGGCGGTGCTGCACGCAGAAGTACGTATCGAGATTACCCAAGGGGTGGACTCGGCGCGTCCGATTGGCGTTGTGCCTTTCCAGTGGGCGGGCCCTGGCGCTGCGCCTGAAGATATCGGCGGCATTGTGGCGGCTGACCTGCGCAACAGCGGTAAATTCAACCCGCTGGATCGTTCTCGTCTGCCGCAGCAGCCGGGCACCGCTCAGGAAGTTCAGCCTGCAGCCTGGTCCGCGCTCGGCATTGATGCCGTGGTCGTTGGTCAGGTAACGCCGAACCCGGATGGCTCCTATACCGTTGCCTACCAGCTGGTAGATACCGGTGGCGCGCCGGGCACCGTGCTGGCGCAGAACTCCTACAAAGTGAACAAGCAGTGGCTGCGCTACGCGGGCCACACGGCGAGTGATGAAGTCTTTGAGAAGCTGACCGGTATTAAAGGCGCGTTCCGCACCCGTATCGCGTACGTTGTTCAGACTAACGGCGGCCAGTTCCCGTATGAGCTGCGCGTGTCTGACTACGACGGCTACAACCAGTTCGTGGTTCACCGTTCCTCCCAGCCGCTGATGTCTCCGGCATGGTCTCCGGACGGCGCTAAGCTGGCTTACGTGACCTTTGAAAGCGGCCGCTCCGCGCTGGTTATCCAGACGCTGGCTAACGGCGCGGTACGTCAGGTTGCTTCCTTCCCGCAGCACAACGGCGCGCCGGCGTTCTCGCCGGATGGCTCTAAGCTTGCCTTTGCGCTGTCCAAAACGGGTAGCCTGAATCTGTACGTGATGAACCTGGCCTCCGGTCAGATCACGCAGGTGACCAATGGTCGCAGCAACAACACGGAGCCAAACTGGTTCCCGGACAGCCAGAACCTGGCCTTTACTTCTGACCAGGCCGGTCGTCCGCAGGTGTATAAAGTGAATGTGAACGGCGGCGCGCCGCAGCGTATTACCTGGGAAGGTTCTCAGAACCAGGATGCGGATGTCAGCGCCGACGGTAAGTTTTTAGTGATGGTGAGCTCGGCCAACGGCCAGCAGCACATTGCTAAGCAAGATCTGGCAGCGGGTGGCGTACAGGTTCTGTCGTCAACGTTTCTGGATGAAACGCCAAGTCTGGCACCAAACGGCACTATGGTTATCTACAGCTCTTCTCAGGGGATGGGATCCGTGCTGAATCTGGTTTCTACAGATGGGCGTTTCAAAGCGCGTCTTCCGGCAACTGATGGACAGGTGAAATTCCCTGCCTGGTCGCCGTATCTGTAA
- the tolA gene encoding cell envelope integrity protein TolA has translation MSKATEQNDKLKRAIIISVVLHIILIALLIWSSFDEHIDASAGGGGGSSIDAVMVDPGAVVQNYNRQQQQAASAKRAQEQREKQAQQQAEEMREKQAAEQERLKQLEQEKLQAQEAAKQAQEQQKQAQEQQKQAEQAAAKAAADAKAKAEADAKLAAEAAKKAAADAQKKAEAEAVKAAAAAQKKAEADAAKAAADAQKKAEAEAAKKAQQEAEKKAAADAAKKAAAAEKAAAEKAAAEQAAAEKAAADKAEKAAKAAAEKKAAAAEKAAAEKAAKAAAAKKAAEAKEASGVDDLLGDLSSGKNAPKTGGGAKGKGQPAKDSGTSGANGGATGADISAYAAQIRSAIQSRLYDSSLYAGQQCDLHISLAPDGTLKSITSAGGDPALCQAALTAAKTATIPKPPSQAVYEKIKNATLGFKL, from the coding sequence GTGTCAAAGGCAACCGAACAAAACGACAAGCTAAAACGCGCGATCATCATTTCAGTCGTTCTGCATATCATCTTGATTGCACTGCTGATTTGGAGTTCGTTCGATGAGCATATAGATGCGTCGGCAGGCGGCGGAGGTGGTTCGTCCATTGATGCGGTGATGGTCGACCCAGGCGCGGTAGTGCAGAACTACAACCGCCAGCAGCAGCAGGCGGCCAGCGCGAAGCGCGCGCAGGAACAGCGTGAAAAGCAGGCGCAACAGCAGGCGGAGGAAATGCGTGAGAAGCAGGCCGCCGAGCAGGAGCGTCTGAAGCAGCTGGAGCAGGAAAAACTGCAGGCGCAGGAAGCGGCTAAGCAGGCGCAGGAGCAGCAGAAGCAGGCGCAGGAACAGCAGAAACAGGCTGAACAAGCGGCAGCAAAAGCGGCGGCGGACGCAAAAGCCAAGGCTGAAGCTGACGCGAAGCTCGCCGCCGAGGCGGCGAAGAAAGCCGCTGCGGATGCGCAGAAAAAAGCAGAAGCGGAAGCGGTAAAAGCGGCAGCGGCGGCGCAGAAGAAAGCCGAAGCTGACGCGGCGAAGGCTGCTGCGGACGCTCAGAAGAAAGCCGAGGCGGAAGCCGCGAAGAAAGCGCAGCAGGAAGCAGAGAAGAAAGCTGCCGCCGATGCTGCGAAGAAAGCCGCTGCCGCCGAAAAGGCCGCTGCCGAGAAAGCTGCAGCTGAACAGGCTGCGGCGGAAAAAGCGGCTGCTGATAAAGCGGAAAAAGCAGCGAAAGCCGCTGCTGAGAAGAAGGCCGCGGCTGCAGAAAAAGCGGCGGCGGAGAAGGCCGCTAAGGCAGCTGCTGCGAAGAAAGCGGCGGAGGCGAAAGAGGCTTCCGGCGTTGACGATCTGCTGGGCGATCTTAGCTCCGGTAAGAATGCGCCGAAAACGGGCGGTGGAGCGAAAGGCAAAGGACAGCCAGCGAAGGATAGTGGTACTAGTGGTGCTAACGGCGGAGCTACAGGCGCTGATATAAGTGCGTACGCAGCTCAGATTCGTAGTGCGATCCAGAGTCGTCTCTATGATTCGAGCCTTTATGCCGGCCAGCAATGTGATTTACACATTAGTCTTGCACCAGATGGTACTTTGAAGAGTATTACGTCTGCAGGAGGAGACCCTGCCCTTTGTCAGGCTGCGCTAACAGCGGCTAAAACCGCTACCATTCCTAAACCGCCGAGTCAGGCTGTTTATGAAAAAATTAAGAATGCCACACTAGGTTTTAAACTGTGA
- the tolR gene encoding colicin uptake protein TolR has protein sequence MARARGRGRRELKSEINIVPLLDVLLVLLLIFMATAPIITQSVEVNLPDATESQAVSTNDDPPVIVEVSGVGQYSVNVGQDKMPQLPPEQVVAEAQRRLQANPKTVFLIGGAKDVPYDEIIKALNLLHSAGVKSVGLMTQPI, from the coding sequence ATGGCCAGAGCACGTGGACGCGGACGTCGCGAACTGAAGTCCGAAATCAACATCGTTCCGCTGCTGGATGTGTTGCTGGTGCTGCTGCTGATTTTTATGGCGACGGCACCGATCATTACGCAGAGCGTGGAAGTCAATCTTCCTGATGCAACCGAATCGCAAGCCGTGAGCACCAACGACGATCCGCCGGTGATCGTAGAAGTTTCTGGCGTAGGGCAGTACAGCGTCAACGTTGGTCAGGATAAGATGCCGCAGCTGCCGCCAGAACAGGTGGTTGCTGAAGCGCAGCGTCGTCTGCAGGCGAATCCGAAAACGGTCTTCTTAATCGGCGGCGCTAAAGATGTGCCTTACGATGAAATTATTAAAGCGCTGAACCTGTTGCACAGCGCAGGTGTTAAATCGGTTGGTTTAATGACCCAGCCAATCTGA